gccccccttattcaccagatttggctccatccgactatcatctctttcctcaactgaaaaaaagtttaaaaggtcgtaaattttcttccaacgaggaggtaataaaagctgtggaggtctggtttgcagagcacgaagaacatttttttttaaaggtctagagacgttgcaggttcgctgcaataactgtatccaattaagtggagaatatgttgagtaataaattattttgacattgaaattttgtttgcttctatagtaggctaagaatttctcaaagCTATCCTCGTAGATGTAGCAACTTTGAGTGGTGTTGTACCAGGTATTGTTGCTCAATTTAgattctttctaaaaagcgaaaCAATTATTCGAAATTCGGAATACAGAGTGACGTTTTCATCCTGAACAGTTTAAATTAGGATTAATTGGTCCTGCACTGGAATATTGAAATGATTGATATCTCACTGACTCAGTATTTCCAAGAATTTTGAGAATCACCCAGTATCTTTCAGGGGAAAGCCAGCTAGTCTGGCTCTATCAATGATAAGAGTACGTAAAGGTACTCccaggacaccctgtatactgcgTTTGTATTTTCAGTGATTCAGGAATCAGAATGCTTTCAGTTGTGGAAAATGGGAATTTCGAGAGCCACTCAGAAAACCAGTTAACCATTTCGCAGGTTTACGTGGGCATGAACGTAGTTATCTCGGCTGTCAATAATTATGATGCTGAGTTCAAGGTCAAATTAAGGGAGAACTTGGATAGGGACCGGAATCTGATACCCACtggggaatttttttcatacgaATGCATTCTACGGATGAGAATGTGCAATAAAAGGACCTGAATTTCAATCTGAGACTTATTTATTCCCCTTCCGATGAAACGTGCAATATTATGATGTTGGATTTTCCAAGAACGCCTTCATTAGCCTTCTCATTTTTGTTCGGAAATTATTGATTTGTTTGGGAACATGGAAATTGTTGAAAAGCGTATCCATTCGCGTTTTGTTATGCGGGATCAGGATCGGCACAGTAAACTTCAGAATGTGATGAGAAATATTTGAAGAGAACAAACTATTGCACAAAATCTCTGTGAAACAACACAGATGGACCATAATAATAGGTAATGGCTGTCTATGTGTGCACCAGAGTCCTTGAAGAAACACCTTGatgtatgaaaaaattcattataagaaatattcaacattATATTCTAGAATAATAAGTATAAATAAACGATACTACAAATCAAATAGTGCTGTAGGTTCGACAGTAATAGGGCAGTGCGTCTGCAAACTTGTAGTACAACTGACCGTCCATGAAACACGCAAATGGTAGCATCAGACAGCTCAAGTCGAAATCAGGGAAATATGTAGCGATAAGTTCCAGGAAATACTGATAAACCCTAGATATCTTCTTGAATTCCTTGAAATCAACGGTGGTCAAAGCCAGTAACTTTTCCGGGTCTAACAGCTTCGAGTCTATAGCTTTGAAAGATGCCAAAGTTTTCGATATAGCAACGTCTCTTTTAGTTTTATCTGTATGGCGCTCGAATAACTTAACTGGAATCTTTTCATCTGTTTTAGTCTTTTGTTGCAGTACTTTTTTCGGTTTCTCTTTTCTTTCCGTTACTCTTTTATCTGATTTCTTACTTTTTGGTCTTTCCTTCACTTCTCTTTTCGACTTCTTTTCCAGCGTTTTCTTTGTacttttcgttattttctttttcggttcctttttttctaattttttcttttcaggtTTCTTCTTTTCTGGTTTCTTCTTTTCTGGTTTCTTCTtttctggtttatttttttctgGTATCTTCTTTTCTTGTTTCTTTCTTTCTGGTTTCTTTGATGATTCTGAACTCTCATCcctttttttcttctttataCTGGATGTAGTAGACTTGCTAGATGTTTCGTGGGGTTTTTTGACTTTATGTTCAATATCCGCTTGAGTTCCCtcctcttttttcttttttttccccTTATCCTTCGGTTCTTTCGTCATTGTTTTTTTATCGTGTTTGCTTGAGCCTCCTACACTTTTGTCTTCCCTgcctttcttcttctttttcttctttacgTCCAATTCACTTTCCGAAgaaatttctttcttttttttctgtttcttttctTCACGTTGTAAGGAAATTTCACTTTCTGACTTTGATTTACTCTTCTTTCTTTTCTTTGCAGTTTTACTTCCATCGTCTTTTTTCTCCTCTTTTTTCTTCTTGATAATTTCAGTATCACTTTTTACCTTTTTGCTGGGTTTTCCcttttttttcgtatctttttccttcttcttctttttttcagGCTCTGCATCCGTTTCTGGCTCCTTTTCGATTTCGGTATCACTCTTCACCTTTTTTTCGGCTTTCCCTTTCTTCTTTGAATCCTTTTTTTTCTTCTGTTTAGTATCTGCGTCTGTTTCCTCGGTAATTTCTTTCAGTTTGTCTTCTGATTCTTCCAATTTCGTGTCACTTTTTTTAGACTTCTTTTTCTTACCTAAGAAGCTTTCTGATTTTTTAGGTTTGTGCTTTTTGGCCGTTTCAGTTACTTCACCTTCAGTCTCTATTTCTTTTTGGGGCTCTAAAATCTCTTCTTCTTTTACTTCTTCTATTCCTGAGCTCTTTCGTCTTTCTTCCTTGGTGAAAGTATTGATGAGCATATCAAGCTCTTCGACGTCCCTCATTTCTCTTTCTCCTGATCTGAAAGCTCCACCCCATATATCACTGAGACTGTAGTGTGTAGACAATTGTTCACTCGGTCTGGCAACGCCTCTTTCTTTTTCATCCCCCTGGGCTGACTCATGGTCTTTTTTATACATGGGGTAACATTCGCAGAATTCTTTTTCTCTCACTATATTACCCTCTTCGTCGATGTTAACATCTGGTATAACCTGTCCACAGTGGAATCCACAGTTGAACTTTCTTGGTGCCATTTGAGCCGTTTCATCGCAGATGAAAATGGAAGAAGGCCTCCTGCAACATACAGTtggtttcttcttctttttcttggCCTTATCCAGGATGAAGCAGACTGACGTAGATCTGTCCATTAGTGACCTTGACCGTGACTTTGAAGCTTGCAATGCCACTTGCGAATCACCCCTTTGAGATTTTCGAAGCTGcttcttcagtttttcttcttcttcggcCTGCCTCAGAAGCTGTTCTGCCAGTCGTTCTTCTTCCCTCGTCTGTTTAGCCTCCAGCATCAGCAGATCTATTCCGGTGAGTGGAAACATATCGCTGGGTTTCTCCTGGGAGGTTTTCGTTTCGTCGTAGAAAAAAAGGTTGCAGGCATGCTTTGTGCCCAATTTCATATTGTATTTGTTACACATCTCTGAACAAAATTTCACTGTGTCACAGCAAGGACAGGAGATCAGCTTCTTATTAGATTTCCTCATACAGTGAAAGCAGACCTCGTATTTGTCCGGATTGCTGTCTAAAGCGTACATAACTATATAGTTTGGAACTTCGTACTTCTTGTGCAGTTTAGAAATTTCCTCTTGGAAGATCAAAGAAGGTTCTTGGGTTATGGGCGCATTCTTCGTATGATCTTTTTTCATGTCTTTCACCCTAACAGATTTGTCCCTTATAAAGTTCAAAACTCTGAGAATATTTTCTTCGTAATCCATATCCAGGATTACATTATTCTTTTTAATGAAGAGTTTCACACAGTCGAGGGCTTCTTGAATAGTGAAAAGCTTGGCCATATTTTCTAAACACTTATGGTAAAGCAGATCTTCAGACGCGAATAAAAGTAAAATCTGCACAGCCTTATACCTATATAAGGTCATCAAGATATTCCTTCCTATTTCTTTCAAGTAAGCTACTGACAACCTGTTACAATCTTTATTCAGATTGAGATCGTTAGAGTAAATCAACCTCCTCATTGATGCGTCATTGGCTTCCAAATTAGCTCGAATTCTTGGTATGTCGAAATCCACATGGTTGGAATAGTCGTAAAGAAAAAATTCGAAGATGTTCGCAAAATCATATACTGGATTGAAAGGATTCATTCCTAAAGAAATCAGTACATCGATGGTGCTCTTGCAATAATTGAAAGGTCTGACTGACTGAAATCTGTACAATCCCAAGACTGTAAGAGCATTTCCCATATTTTCCCCCAAAGGTTGTCCCAGTTCAACGAAGTTATGTAACGTTTCTATCAGTTTGTTGTTTCCTCTCAGTACTGCCATAGAGAGAAGTGTGTGACCCAAATAGTAGTGGTCGTGCAGAGCTCCGTACTGAATCAAAGTCTTTATCAAGTCACATTGATGACCAACGTTGTCTTCATCGAAGTCTTTCCTCATGACTGCCATCTGCAGAGACGTTTTTCCTTCGTAGTCCTCAAAATCCGTCAAGGGACTGACGTAAGTACCAATCAGCTCTTCATTCTGCTCCATCCAAAAATCATTGGAGGTCTTCTTGTTCGGATCACAGGAATACCTAAGGAACATATCAGCAATTTGAACGTTTTTCGAGTTAAAAGGTAGACTGGCTAAAATATGCAAAGCTGTTAAATCCTCCTCAGTTGAGCTGTTAGGGTTGGCAGCATGCTGCAGCAATTTCTCCACCAATGTCAAATTCTTAGTGAAGATTGAGAGCAAGACAGGTTTCATCGGTAGATCTCCAATATTGGGATCAGCTCCATAGTGAAGAAGAATTTCTATAGTTCTCACAATGGCAGccacgtctttctcctcgacaTCGTCGACCTTCTTCGAAGCCACAATCTTCTTATACTTTTCGTAATCTTCGACGAAGGATGTAGAAAACAAGTAGTTCAAATTGATCCTTGCAGAAATCGAGCTACTCTTGATAGACTGCAGGTGGCTTCGTATTTTGACCGACATTTCTTCGGAACTTTTCTTTATTGTACCAGTGTAGGAACGATGTTCAGTTGTTTGCATGTTTGGCATCGATCCTACAAATTCCCCAAGGCTCACCAGGGACTCGTGTGGTCGCCATTGCGTTACTTGGTCTAGTTCTCTAGGATTCAGAATCAATTCAGACAGAAAGGCTTTGTCCCAAAAAACGACCCTGTTGGAGGTTGCGATGTATCTCAAGAGGCTGAGGATCAAGGGGGTGAGACATTCATCGTTGAAGACATCCAAGTTGGCGCCGACGTTTGCGAGTTGTCTTATTATCTCGTGGTGGTCAAATGTCACAGCCAAATGAAGACCGGTATTCCCTCTAGCGTCAGATAAATCTGGATAAACGTTATGGTAAAACAGATCTCTGCGAACTTCATCGATGTCGTTGCTGACGCAGTGTTTCAGAAAACTTATGCATATGGACTCGATTCTTCCTAATTTAGCGAAAGCTGTCCTGTCCCCTATCAATAGAGATTTGATGTTGTAGGTcagtaatttttcgaaatttctgtATCTGAACGAATGTTGGAGTATTTCAATAGCGGTTTTTCCGTTATTCCAAGCGAGTAGATCTTCGACTGGTATCTTAACAATTTTGGGAAAGTTGGACTTGTGGAGTGTCGAAAATTCCTTATAGAGAACTCGATTCAGAGATTCGACAACCGTATGGTAGAACTTCTCCTGTTGCTGGAGTTTTTCCAGTTGTTCCTCTAGGAAATCAGCGTTTGGTATCTCCTCGTCAATGCACATGCAAGTGTATTTTTCGATTACGTCGTCTAGAAATTTCTCTTGATCGCTGCTGTTCATGGAAGCATCGCTGTGAAATTGTTTGGTGCTCATGAAGATTTTGTTGATGCTCTCTTCGTTATTCTGATCTGGAAGAATCTTTTGCATCGTTTCTAATTCGTTTATAATGATATCCTCAACGATACTGGTCTGCATCCTCATTTGTTCCAAATTTTTCTCAACTCCTTGTTTCgggaaaaaattattcttatgaCTACTTGCTCTAGATGGATATTTGATGTCCTCATCGTTAGAAAAACCATCTGCTGATTCACTGGTGGAGTTGTGAGAAGAGGAATTGACAGGGACAAATGGACAGGGTGGATGTATTTTGCAGCATACTTTGCATTTCTGGAGTTGCTCTTCGTACTTAGTTCTCAAATCGTGAATTCTCCTCAGCTCCGACTCCATTTCGTTGATTTGTTTCGTTACATGAACACACCTTTCATCTATGCAAGGACATGCATTGTCTTCCGCATCAGTTATGTCTGATAGGGCATCCACGAATGCTTCATCTTCCAAGACTTCGATCAGTGTATCTTCTGACCCTAGTTGAGCCAGATCGTAAAACCTGCGATCAAAGAACAATGAGTTTTCGTTTCTAACATGTTGATTGTACAACTCCGGGTATCTGGGAGCTAAAGCTTGATCTTCAGTGAGTCCATCCATCAGATCTTTCGCGAGATCTTTCCTCTCTGGAAGCGCAggcacaatttttttgaaacgcAACAATTTGACCTTGTTGACAGGGTTATTACACAAGGAAGGGACAATATCTGAGCTCATTGAAATGCTGAGTCGTATCAGATAGTTCCCATTCCATAAACCGACATCTTGGGTACCATCAGGATACGAAAGGACACCTGGACCgaactttcggttgtccttgaAAAGACCCTCATGAGCCCTACCATCCTTGTAGATGACTTGGCCATAACCCTCGAGTTTATTGTTGTAAAATTGGCCGTCGTAAAAGGAATCTCCATCCTCTTGTCTCACAAAATAGAATCCTTTATCGTGCATGTTGTTGTAGATGAAGCAACCAGCGTATTTGTGCTGAAATGGTCGGTCCCAGGTCTGGCAGCCATGTCCGTCTCTGAAGCCATGCCTATCGAAGTTTCCGGTGTAATCGAATTTTGGATTTTGCAGATCATCCACTCCAGAGTCGATGGATGTTGAATCGGAAAATAGATTGTTCGAACTGGACATGGTTACATAACAAAAAAGGGTTGAAAAATTGTAGAAAGACAAGACAAATTGACAAGATAACCAATAAAAAGTTAAAACTTCAAATACAGGTATGCCACCCCATCCATAGAGAAGCTTTTTAAAAGATCAGAAAGCGACACAAGCTTGAGTAACTTTTCCATAAGCGAGCCCAtgtaattttcttgaaaattcgTTCATTTTGATGATTTGTCAGAAGGGCCTCAGCACAGCCTTGGGGTCATTTAAAGGAAGAATCAGAAACTTTGCATTGATAATTGCCATTTTATGTGGAGAAATATTTATTGATGCATTTGACAAACTTGCACTGATTCAATTAAGCATaaaatacaataataataataaccgcATATACTTAAACATATAATAAATGTAAATAATTAAACAGTCTGACTGAAATACAGAAAATATATTACATTATATAATTAGATATTTTAAAGTAAAGGGGTGATAATTAAAAAGATTGATAAGGTATAAATCTTATGTATAAATATAAAAGAGAAAATCTCCTCAGCTGAAGAAAGACTGATAAAAAGAGAAAGAATCACTAGGTAATCTATGAAAGAGTTTTCCTTTACTATAGCACGTGAAAGGCAAAAAAAGAGATTCAACATCTAAATCTGAAACGTTCCTGAGAAAATATCGGTATGCTTGTAAGGCAAATTTTTCATCGGCGGTTTTCAAAGATTCACATTTTCCTTTTATACAACCtctttctacaaaaaaattaatttcgtttttcgATTGTTTCTCGCATGTCCCTTTGCTTATCTCATCGTGAATAGAGGGAAACGCAACCATTTCACAGGCTCTCCTACTTTTTCGGCCAATAGGTTTTCTTCTAGAACCCTTTTCTTTTTTCTCCATTCTTGGAAATTGAAGAATGAAAGAACCTTCTTTTCTCACTTCAGATTCTTGTTCGTCAAGTTCCAAATAAGAATTTGACTTCAACACGTCAAGATCAATCATTTTTTGTGATGAATTGTTTGCTAAATATTTTGTTTCTTCTTTATTCATTCTACATGTGTAGTGTTGTTTTACTGTATTACTGATTGATGGTGAAAATCTTTCTTTATTCGTTGAATCTTCGCCACTGCGTAACCTTATTTTTAAATGTTTGCTAGTATGAATATCCAAAGTGATATTGCCCTTTTTTCCAGGAATTATCTTGGGTGTCACTGGGGTTTCAGTGTGTACTTTTTCATCTATCAAAGTGTTGAACGCTAAGTCAATCCCATATATCGGAACCGGTTGGTTCTTGTTAATTAATTCTTTGTATTTTTTGTGAATGTCTTGGTAAAAGATACCAGGACAACGATGACAGCTGTTCAATTGGAGGCTCAGAAAGTTGCATCTTTTAGAGCAAAATTTAACGATACCGCAATTGGGACACTTCAAAAGGACCTTGTCTTCACGCTGCATGCAAAAATAGCAAACGTCgcatttttttacattttcttcAGTTACCCATCTCCTTATCTGTTCAACATCAACGTCATCCTCTTCGAATTTGGAGTCCTCCAAGTCTTTGAGATAGTCGTCAATGTTGTAGCCTCTAATCCTCGGTTTTACGACACGCTGGGACTTTTTGCTGGCCAGAGACATCTCGTCGATTTTTCGCGAAGCATTATTCATCTCTTCCTGTTTTATTTCGATTGTTTTCTTCACTTTATTAACGCCATCCACGTAAGTCATCAGTTCTGCGATGAGCAGTGGGGAGAAACGAGAGTGCGACATTTTGTCTTCATTGAAAATGTACTTTATATATCTCAAGGATTCATCTGAGCTAATGAGAAATTTGGCCAGATGGTTTGTGTATTTGTTAGGGGGTCCTTCTTTAATGAAGCAATACAAATAAAAGACGGCCTTGAATTTGTTGATGACGTCTAGGATCTTCCTGGATTCTTCTTGCAAATAGACTCTGGATAATTCCTGAGAACTCTTTCCGCTTTCCTTTGTTGGATCAGTGCTCAGGAAAACTTGAATCGATTTGATATAACTGGCGTATTTATTCCATTCCTGTGGATTATCTTGAGTGTTTGAAGATGAATGGGAGTCGAGGAATTCGAAGATATTACGATGGCAGTAGAGAGGATCGAATGGTGAGATTTTGGTCAAAAGGATATCCATGATTTTCTGGCATACGAAGAAGGGTGGTAGGATGTTATGATACCTGGGTAAGGCGAGGATTGTTAGTGAGTTTCCCAACCCGAAACCTAAAGGTCTTCCTGCATCTACGAACCTCACCAAAACCTCCACCAAGCCAAGGTTCCCTTTGGTAACAGCCATGCTCAAATGCGAGTGTCCGAGGTAGAGGCTTTGAGTGTCCACGTTAGCGAGAATGAGCATCTCGGCCATCTTGCACAGGAAATTGTCGTTGGCGCTTGTGAAGTCCTCCCTGAGACAAATGAAATGCAGAGCGTTCTTTCCACGTTTCTGTACCTCATTAACCGGTTCATAATCGCCTAGTAAGTGTTCATCGCACTCTTTCCAGATGTCTGGATCAGATAAGATGTTAGGATCAGCTTTTCTATCTATCAGCATCCGCATGAGTTCACAGTTCTCTTCGCTGGGTTCCAGGCAAGAAACCACTTGAATCGGAGTCATCCCTTGTAGCTTCAGATTAGGATCAGCCTTTCCACTCAGGAAAGACTCGAGAATCTGTGGAGATCTAGTGAAAAGGGCTAGAAACAGAGGTGAGTATGGAACGCCATCTTTATTGTTTGGATCAGCACCGTAATGTAGCAAAGTCTTGAGGGTTGCCAAGATTTGCGTCTCTTGAGTTAACCTCCTAGGGTCTCTCGCACACTCTTTCGAGTTTGAACTGCTTTTGCCAGCCACAGACTCTTCATCTTTCTCTGAAACTGTGGCAAACCGCCCAGAGGAAGGCGTATATTGCAAGGAGAATATAAAACGTCCCGGTAAGATCGAAGCCTTGCTGCTAGTGGCAAGGGTCTGACAGGAGGTCCTGCTGGCTTTCTGCTTCGAAGAAAACCTTCGTCCTTTACCGAATTTCGTTGAACTCCGTCTGAACATAGTCGCCTCGGAAAGGTTCGCTTGCAACAGACTCAAGATCGCTGCGTTTGGTCTCAAACTAGACAAGTGTTCACCTCTTGTGAATCCAGATAAATCCAGGAAGGACACGTCCCAACTGGTCACGTCGTAGACGGACTCAAGGTGTTGCAGCAGGCATAAATTCAAGGGTGTGACCCCTTCGTCGTTGACGCAGTCTAGGTTGACGCCGTGGTTAGCCAGAGTTCGTATGATGTTCGTGTCGTTTCTCCACGTGGCCAAGTGCAACCCCGTGTTGCCTCTAGAGTCGCGTAAATTCGGATTGATATTCTCGTTTGCTAGAAGCTGGAGGGCGCTGGTAACGTCCGATGATGCACACACGTCCAAAAAGTTCGAACAGTTCTTTTCGTGCCTCCCTGGTTGGTTGAAATTAGTGCGGTGTCCGATTATGACGTTTTTGGCGTTGAAACTGACGTTTCCCTCGCTCTTGCGACAAAGGAAGCAGTGGCGTAGTAAGTCAACTAGGGTTTGGTCGTTATTCCACGATAATATTGAGTCCACCACGATTTTGGTTGTATTTCGAAGAGGTTTCTTTTCGTTTACGCACCTATTCAGTTTAAATTCTAGAAATTGGAGGACGTTTTTCAAGAATGAAACCTCGCATGATGAGGAATTACCGTCATTCTCGTTGTTCAAGATGTGATTCGGCATTTCTTCGCCAAATTCCTCTAATTCGTTGTTTTTCCCCCATTGTGCTTTCAGATTTTCGATCTTTTTCTTCAGGCGTCTCAAAGCTTTCTCCATCTCCTTAGTATGCTTCACTTTTATAGTGGGTCTTTCgtccaaaaatttctgtttagACCAAACAAAATCAAGTAATGCTGCGTTATCATCCATCACATCTATGTTGCAATCTTCAGAACCGAAATAGGAGAAATCGTATTGGGATTTATCGAAGAAAATGCTGTGGGCATTTCTCACGTGAGGATTGTACAACTCTTTGAACCTTTTTCTGGTTGTTTCATCGGCGTCTAGGTCCTTCAAAATCGATTCCGCGATATTTTCTTTGGCTGGGGTCACCGGTATGATCTTTTTGTACTCTAACAGCTTCAGTTTAGCTGGAGTGCTCTTACCCAGCAGTGGAATTATATCAGAGCTGCACGTGCTCAGTCTTAATATCCAATTTCCGAGCCACATGCCGACGTCTTGGCTGCCATCGCCATGAGTTCGAACGCCTGGTCCGAAGCGGATATTTTCACTGAATAGACCTGGAAAAATCAGTTTggtgaacgaaaattgagaacaaTTTCTTAATGGAGTCATTGTATTCTTTGAAACACCTTCTATGTTGAAGAATATTCCTAGATTTCAGATGCCTACAAAAAATGTAAAACAAATAAAGATAAACCTTCGAATTTGTCACCATTGTTGTATATTATCTGACCATAGCCATGTAGTTTATTGTTGTAGAACTTCCCTTCgtaaaaattcaaacaacctTCTTTCTTTATGAAATAATATCCCTCTCCGTGGAGATTATTGTACTGGAAATATCCACAGTATTCTCTCGAGCCCATCGATAACCATTTCAAATGTCCAAAGTTGGTCCGAAGACACTGGATGTCAGTATATCCCTTATACTTGTAAGTAAAATCAAATCTACCACCATACGCGTCTGAATTATCACTGATACTAATCCCTGAATCTTCTGATGTTTCATCAGACGTAGAATCGTTGTCGTCTTTGGAATAGATGCtcgattttttcgattttgacgAAATACTGCCTCCTAAATTTTTAACTGCACCATGTAGTAGGACGATTTCCTGGATTTCTTCTCTGGGTTCCATCTTGAAACTAACTTCCTTATCTATATTGTCAGTTGAAGCGTATTTTTCGCTTTGGGAATGGATTTCTTCAAAATCTTCAGCCTCTTCAAAGTTGTTGAACTCGGCTATAGATAATCTGCCATATGTACCAATCTCACTAGCTCCTAGCATCTCAATATAGGTCTTTTGGCCTTCAGATGACTTTTGATGGGTGGTAGAAGCATCACTCACACTTTCGATTGAGCTAGCTGAGGACTGTGACTGTTCCACACTCTTTCTTCCAACCTTTGAACCCCCATAaccatcgatattttctggaaTAAGTGATTTTCTTAAAGACTGCCTTAAAATGTCCACAATTTGATGCTCTGAAAGGTGATTTTTCAAATCATCGGTGGGTAATTCTATCATTGTACTAGGTATGTCATCTTGGTGTCCCAGACTTTTTCTTAGAGGCAAATTGGTGTCTTCTAATGACTTTTTTCCAAACAGGACTTGCGAAGATTTTCTTCTTCGTTCATTAAATGTTTCATAAGTGACACTTTTTCTTTCGTTATATCGACCAACTTTATCTGGAATCAACGAACTTCTTAGTGACTGTCTCAAAATGTCGTCTTGGTGTCCCAGACTTTTTCTTGAAGGCAAATTGGTGTCTTCTAATGATTTTTTTCCGTACAGGACTTGCGAAGATTTTCTTCTTCGTTCATTAAATGTTTCATAAGTGACACTTTTTCTTTCATTATATCGACCAACTATATCTGGCATCAACGAACTTCTTAGTGACTGTCTCAAAATATCTGCAAACTGGTGATCTGA
This genomic stretch from Coccinella septempunctata chromosome 7, icCocSept1.1, whole genome shotgun sequence harbors:
- the LOC123317884 gene encoding uncharacterized protein LOC123317884, with product MNSLIDVNMQMSAEAASDPKLGGQQEKNIKLMSTNFSDNVSAQTEFDDKTSTKTVGTEFGDERNSSNKSAKRTSISISLAPKLLVENDNDISEFVKAYRGSIMRQSVRASILSKRSNVSRSSKAGQYNERKSVTYEAKLVKLGPRDETIRKSSEVSFGKKSLEEDNLASRRSSRYQHEDQITKNKKRSSAVLEFPEHHSDHQFADILRQSLRSSLMPDIVGRYNERKSVTYETFNERRRKSSQVLYGKKSLEDTNLPSRKSLGHQDDILRQSLRSSLIPDKVGRYNERKSVTYETFNERRRKSSQVLFGKKSLEDTNLPLRKSLGHQDDIPSTMIELPTDDLKNHLSEHQIVDILRQSLRKSLIPENIDGYGGSKVGRKSVEQSQSSASSIESVSDASTTHQKSSEGQKTYIEMLGASEIGTYGRLSIAEFNNFEEAEDFEEIHSQSEKYASTDNIDKEVSFKMEPREEIQEIVLLHGAVKNLGGSISSKSKKSSIYSKDDNDSTSDETSEDSGISISDNSDAYGGRFDFTYKYKGYTDIQCLRTNFGHLKWLSMGSREYCGYFQYNNLHGEGYYFIKKEGCLNFYEGKFYNNKLHGYGQIIYNNGDKFEGLFSENIRFGPGVRTHGDGSQDVGMWLGNWILRLSTCSSDIIPLLGKSTPAKLKLLEYKKIIPVTPAKENIAESILKDLDADETTRKRFKELYNPHVRNAHSIFFDKSQYDFSYFGSEDCNIDVMDDNAALLDFVWSKQKFLDERPTIKVKHTKEMEKALRRLKKKIENLKAQWGKNNELEEFGEEMPNHILNNENDGNSSSCEVSFLKNVLQFLEFKLNRCVNEKKPLRNTTKIVVDSILSWNNDQTLVDLLRHCFLCRKSEGNVSFNAKNVIIGHRTNFNQPGRHEKNCSNFLDVCASSDVTSALQLLANENINPNLRDSRGNTGLHLATWRNDTNIIRTLANHGVNLDCVNDEGVTPLNLCLLQHLESVYDVTSWDVSFLDLSGFTRGEHLSSLRPNAAILSLLQANLSEATMFRRSSTKFGKGRRFSSKQKASRTSCQTLATSSKASILPGRFIFSLQYTPSSGRFATVSEKDEESVAGKSSSNSKECARDPRRLTQETQILATLKTLLHYGADPNNKDGVPYSPLFLALFTRSPQILESFLSGKADPNLKLQGMTPIQVVSCLEPSEENCELMRMLIDRKADPNILSDPDIWKECDEHLLGDYEPVNEVQKRGKNALHFICLREDFTSANDNFLCKMAEMLILANVDTQSLYLGHSHLSMAVTKGNLGLVEVLVRFVDAGRPLGFGLGNSLTILALPRYHNILPPFFVCQKIMDILLTKISPFDPLYCHRNIFEFLDSHSSSNTQDNPQEWNKYASYIKSIQVFLSTDPTKESGKSSQELSRVYLQEESRKILDVINKFKAVFYLYCFIKEGPPNKYTNHLAKFLISSDESLRYIKYIFNEDKMSHSRFSPLLIAELMTYVDGVNKVKKTIEIKQEEMNNASRKIDEMSLASKKSQRVVKPRIRGYNIDDYLKDLEDSKFEEDDVDVEQIRRWVTEENVKKCDVCYFCMQREDKVLLKCPNCGIVKFCSKRCNFLSLQLNSCHRCPGIFYQDIHKKYKELINKNQPVPIYGIDLAFNTLIDEKVHTETPVTPKIIPGKKGNITLDIHTSKHLKIRLRSGEDSTNKERFSPSISNTVKQHYTCRMNKEETKYLANNSSQKMIDLDVLKSNSYLELDEQESEVRKEGSFILQFPRMEKKEKGSRRKPIGRKSRRACEMVAFPSIHDEISKGTCEKQSKNEINFFVERGCIKGKCESLKTADEKFALQAYRYFLRNVSDLDVESLFLPFTCYSKGKLFHRLPSDSFSFYQSFFS